From Myotis daubentonii chromosome 15, mMyoDau2.1, whole genome shotgun sequence, one genomic window encodes:
- the FUZ gene encoding protein fuzzy homolog isoform X1 — protein sequence MGEEGTEGTVHLLCLAASSGVPLFCRSSRGGAPARQQLPFSVIGSLNGVHMFGQNLEVQLSSARTEDTTVVWKSFHDSITLIVLSSEEGTSELRLERLLQMVFGAMVLLVGLEELTNISNVERLKKELRACYRLIDSFLGDSELIGDLTQCVDCVVPPEGTLFQEALSGFAEAAGTAFASLLVSGRVVTATESWWRLGMPEAVLLPWLVGSLPPQAARDYPVYLPHGSPTVPHRLLTLTLLPGLELCLLCGPRPPLSQLDPQLLDRWWQPSLDSLRACLPLGPRALPAGFPLHTDILGLLLLHLELKRCLFTVEPSGDKDPSPEQRRCLLRSFYTLVTAMHFPPEPGQQEEKVEDTAQRAQVPRACYLVSGTEEPGTGWRLVALQLGPRRLLLLLSAQSPCHGLRSLATRTLQALTPLF from the exons atgggggaggaggggacggaGGGCACGGTGCATCTGCTGTGCCTCGCGGCCTCCAGCGGAGTCCCCCTGTTCTGCAGAAGCAGCCGCGGCGGTGCTCCCGCCCGCCAGCAG CTCCCGTTCTCTGTCATCGGCTCCCTCAATGGAGTCCACATGTTTGGGCAGAATCTCGAGGTGCAGCTGAGCTCTGCGAGGACCGAGGACACCACCGTGGTGTGGAAAAGCTTCCATGACAG CATCACCCTCATTGTTCTGTCATCTGAGGAGGGCACCTCGGAGCTGAGACTAGAGAGGCTGCTCCAGATGGTGTTTGGGGCCATG GTTCTTCTTGTGGGACTTGAAGAACTGACCAACATCAGCAATGTAGAAAGACTGAAGAAGGAGTTGAGG GCCTGTTACCGCCTCATTGACAGCTTCCTGGGGGACTCGGAGCTCATTGGAGACCTGACCCAGTGTGTGGACTGTGTGGTTCCTCCAGAGGGAACCCTCTTTCAG GAAGCCCTCTCTGGGTTCGCGGAGGCTGCGGGCACAGCCTTCGCCAGCCTCCTCGTGTCGGGCCGGGTGGTGACAGCGACAGAAAGCTGGTGGCGGCTGGGGATGCCAGAGGCCGTGCTACTCCCCTGGCTGGTGGGATCCCTGCCGCCGCAGGCCGCACGGGACTACCCGGTGTACCTGCCGCACGGGAGTCCCACG GTCCCGCACCGCCTTCTGACCCTGACGCTGCTGCCGGGCTTGGAGCTGTGTCTGCTCTGCGGGCCGcgccctcccctcagccagctggATCCACAG CTTCTGGACCGCTGGTGGCAGCCGTCGCTGGACTCGCTGCGGGCCTGCCTGCCGCTGGGACCCCGAGCTCTGCCCGCTGGCTTCCCCCTGCACACCGACATCCTCGG gctgctgctcctccATTTGGAACTGAAGCGCTGCCTCTTCACCGTGGAGCCTTCAGGGGATAAAG ATCCTTCCCCTGAGCAGCGTCGGTGCCTCCTCCGTTCCTTCTACACCCTCGTCACCGCCATGCACTTCCCACCAG AGCCCGGACAGCaggaggagaaggtggaggaCACAGCCCAGCGGGCTCAGGTGCCGAGAGCCTGCTACCTGGTCTCAGGGACCGAGGAGCCAGGCACAGGATGGCGTCTGGTGGCCCTACAGTTGGGGCCccggcggctgctgctgctgctgt
- the FUZ gene encoding protein fuzzy homolog isoform X2 — protein sequence MFGQNLEVQLSSARTEDTTVVWKSFHDSITLIVLSSEEGTSELRLERLLQMVFGAMVLLVGLEELTNISNVERLKKELRACYRLIDSFLGDSELIGDLTQCVDCVVPPEGTLFQEALSGFAEAAGTAFASLLVSGRVVTATESWWRLGMPEAVLLPWLVGSLPPQAARDYPVYLPHGSPTVPHRLLTLTLLPGLELCLLCGPRPPLSQLDPQLLDRWWQPSLDSLRACLPLGPRALPAGFPLHTDILGLLLLHLELKRCLFTVEPSGDKDPSPEQRRCLLRSFYTLVTAMHFPPEPGQQEEKVEDTAQRAQVPRACYLVSGTEEPGTGWRLVALQLGPRRLLLLLSAQSPCHGLRSLATRTLQALTPLF from the exons ATGTTTGGGCAGAATCTCGAGGTGCAGCTGAGCTCTGCGAGGACCGAGGACACCACCGTGGTGTGGAAAAGCTTCCATGACAG CATCACCCTCATTGTTCTGTCATCTGAGGAGGGCACCTCGGAGCTGAGACTAGAGAGGCTGCTCCAGATGGTGTTTGGGGCCATG GTTCTTCTTGTGGGACTTGAAGAACTGACCAACATCAGCAATGTAGAAAGACTGAAGAAGGAGTTGAGG GCCTGTTACCGCCTCATTGACAGCTTCCTGGGGGACTCGGAGCTCATTGGAGACCTGACCCAGTGTGTGGACTGTGTGGTTCCTCCAGAGGGAACCCTCTTTCAG GAAGCCCTCTCTGGGTTCGCGGAGGCTGCGGGCACAGCCTTCGCCAGCCTCCTCGTGTCGGGCCGGGTGGTGACAGCGACAGAAAGCTGGTGGCGGCTGGGGATGCCAGAGGCCGTGCTACTCCCCTGGCTGGTGGGATCCCTGCCGCCGCAGGCCGCACGGGACTACCCGGTGTACCTGCCGCACGGGAGTCCCACG GTCCCGCACCGCCTTCTGACCCTGACGCTGCTGCCGGGCTTGGAGCTGTGTCTGCTCTGCGGGCCGcgccctcccctcagccagctggATCCACAG CTTCTGGACCGCTGGTGGCAGCCGTCGCTGGACTCGCTGCGGGCCTGCCTGCCGCTGGGACCCCGAGCTCTGCCCGCTGGCTTCCCCCTGCACACCGACATCCTCGG gctgctgctcctccATTTGGAACTGAAGCGCTGCCTCTTCACCGTGGAGCCTTCAGGGGATAAAG ATCCTTCCCCTGAGCAGCGTCGGTGCCTCCTCCGTTCCTTCTACACCCTCGTCACCGCCATGCACTTCCCACCAG AGCCCGGACAGCaggaggagaaggtggaggaCACAGCCCAGCGGGCTCAGGTGCCGAGAGCCTGCTACCTGGTCTCAGGGACCGAGGAGCCAGGCACAGGATGGCGTCTGGTGGCCCTACAGTTGGGGCCccggcggctgctgctgctgctgt